Below is a window of Anaerobacillus alkaliphilus DNA.
TACTATATCTAATCTTTTGAGGAACATATTTCTCTCCACCCCATTAACGATACAAAATCTATTATTAAGTAACTCATTAACCATTTATATAGTTCTAATTTTTATCCTGTAGTAAGTTAATTCTTATATTTAACCTAACTATTTTACCACATAATCATTTTCTTGTTACGTTCTTTTATGGTTGGTGATAATATTTTTTGTGAAAAAGAAAACATTAATGGTACAATAACATTATTAAAGTTCGTGAGAGGATGAATGTTTTGAACCTAAAAGAGACTAGCCGTGAAAATATTGAATTCATGATTACAAACATTAAAGAAAAACTTCAAGTGGTAAATAGTGGTGCAATGAGGGCTGAAAGCTTTGATACAGACAACTATGAGGATTTAGTAGAATTCTATGAAATGATCATGAATAAAAAATCTTTTAGTGTAAGCGAAATTGATGCAATTGTATCCGAACTAGGTCGTTTACGTAAAAAATAAAGCAAAAAAAAGATTTCCTTTATCAAAAAGGAAATCTTTTTGCTTTATTTATCCATCAACTTCTCTAATGCTTTCTGTGCAGCTTGCTGTTCTGCTTCTTTCTTGGATCTACCAATCCCTAATCCAAGCTTATCGTTATTCAAGATAACCTCTGACACGAATTCTCTTGCATGAGCTGGTCCACGTTCTTGCACTATATGATATTGAATAGAACCTAAGCCATCTCTTTGAATAAATTCTTGTAGTTGGCTCTTGAAATCCATCATATGTGAAAACGCACCTTCGTCAATCTTCGGATAGATTGTTTGATTTAGAAAATGGTATACAGATTCTAATCCTTGGTCTAAATATAAAGCACCTACAAATGACTCAAAAATATCCGCAAGTAAAGCAGGACGTTCTCTCCCTCCGGTCATTTCCTCACCTTTACCAAGAAGAACAATATCACCAA
It encodes the following:
- a CDS encoding DUF1128 domain-containing protein → MNLKETSRENIEFMITNIKEKLQVVNSGAMRAESFDTDNYEDLVEFYEMIMNKKSFSVSEIDAIVSELGRLRKK
- the rnc gene encoding ribonuclease III, with amino-acid sequence MHQSSRKVRRRTSKRTEKRIQLTPAQRVKFEKLLNSLQIQFRNDKLIIQAFTHSSYVNEHRIRPFDDNERLEFLGDAVLELAVSQYLYKKYETMSEGEMTKLRAAIVCEPSLAKFATDLGFGDIVLLGKGEEMTGGRERPALLADIFESFVGALYLDQGLESVYHFLNQTIYPKIDEGAFSHMMDFKSQLQEFIQRDGLGSIQYHIVQERGPAHAREFVSEVILNNDKLGLGIGRSKKEAEQQAAQKALEKLMDK